The region AAGCGATTCGTCGTAATTGCGTCATAAGTATCACATACCGCAATAATCCTCGAATAAAGGTGAATCTCCCTGCCCTTGACTTTGTCCGGATATCCTTCGCCATCCCATCTTTCATGATGGTGGCGTACATAGTGCGCCAGATGTCTAAGGGATTGAATCTGGTGGATCAGCCCCTCTCCCTTTTCAGAGTGGGTTTTCATGATTCTCCACTCTTCCGGTTCTAGCTTTTTAGTCGAGAGGAGAATGTGGTCCGGAACGCCGATTTTCCCGACATCATGAAGCGCCGCGGCATATTTCAGCTGTTCAACCTGTTCTTCTTCAAGCTGTAGATTCTTGGCGATCATTCCTGCATAAATCGAAAGTCGCTGGGCATGGCCTCCCGTGTAAACATCCTTGCTCTCCAGAGAACCTGCAAATGCCATGATCGTGTCAAGGTTAGCCGCTTTCAATTCAAGGCTTTTGACCTGAATTTGCTCAAATAACCTGGCGTTTTCAATTGCAGTGGCTGCTTCAGAGGCAAACACTGTCAAAATATTGAGATCCTGGCGCGTATAATTCCGGTTCCCGGAACAATTAGAGATATTCAGAACTCCGATGATCCGGTTTCTGATTTTCAGCGGAACTGTAATCGCAGAGTTTGCATTGGGTATCGTCCCAAGTATTTTGCCATCGGGCGCCGTCAGCGTCGGAGTAGTCAGAAGAAGAGGCTGTCCCTGCAGGGCAACCCATCCGGCGATTCCTTCACCCACTGCGGTTCGTGTTGTAAGAATCACCTCCTGTGATAGGCCTCTCGCATCCTGGATGGTCAGCATTTCTCCCGATTTGTCAAGAAGCATGATGGAACATTTCTCGGCGCCGAGGAGTTTGACCAGGGCGTCTAAAATAGTCTGATAGACCTCCCGGAGATTCAGAGTGGTGCTGATGACTTCGGAAATTTCCCGGATGGCTTCAACCGTTTTTTTATAACGTCTGTTTTCCTGATCGACCAGAAGGCCGTAAAAAATGACAGCGACCAGCAAGAACGGGATCGGCAGCAGGTCTCCCGGATCAGATAGAAAGTGGCTTAAGCCAGTCTCTTTGACCTGAAAGAGAACATACATGCCGATGAGCAAAAAGCCGTTGGCCACAATCCCTTTTAGACCCTGGCCAAAAGTGGTCATCAGAATAATCAAAAAATAGAAAAACATAAGATAGGAGGAGACATTTTGAAGCAAAAAGATCCCGCTGGAAACCATTGCGGTATCGACAATGATCAAGACAAGATCAAATTTCCGAAGCTCAAAGACTTTCCTGGGAAGAAAAATCAGGATGACATTGGAGGCAATGTAGAAGAGAACCAATAGGTCGAAAACAAGTTGAGACGAGTTTCCTGCGGAACCTGCCTTTTTTTGAAATATCAGGAGATAGGATAGGGCAATGATTAGCAACCAGCGGAGCGTAATAACGGTATTACGCTTGTTTTCAAAAAGATCCATTCGAAATCCTCCTTTAAATGGAATGGCTAACGGTTAAAACTGATACGTCACTTTAATGCGATAATTGATTCCATTTTGTTGAATCATATCCTGCAGGTGTTCAGGGCGCCCGGGGTCATCATAGGGTTTGTCAAAGAGATTATAGATACTGGCCGACAGATCGAGCCCTTTGGTAATGAGATCGTGAGTGCTCAGTGTCAGATTGGTCAGATAATACTGATCGGTATAGATCCCGGGCAGGCCAAGATTTTGAGCGGTCTGTCCTGCGAGCGTCAATTTCTCGCTGGTATAGAGTTCTTCAATTCCGAAAAAGATTTTTTTCATATAAAGGGGCAGAATCAGGTTTGCCTTGGCAAGTTGATTGGGAGAATTGGGTATTTCTGCGTCTGTGAGTGTATTCTTCACATTTTGGAATGAATAGCTGATCCGTCCCTCGATTCCATTCGATCCTTTTCGAGCCAATTCCAGCTCAATTCCCTTGGTTTCCACCTTACCGTCCACATTTTCATCGACATTCCGGTAAATAATGAAATTGTTGCTTTGGTCTATTCTTTGTTCGATCAGGTCTGTGACAATATTTTTGTATAACGAGACTGTTGCCCTGTAGCCATCGAGAAAGTATTGATCATAGATGCCTTCAAAAGTCTGGATCTTTTCAGGTTTTAAATTTGGATTTCCCTCGAGTTGCAGTCCGGGAGATGCGTAATAGAGTTCATAAACATTGGGTGCACGAAACGCGCTCCCGTAAAGGAGTTTAAAATAGGATTTCTGAAATGGATTAAGAATCAGTCCAAGGCGCGGATTATAGGTATGTCCGAAAGTATCATACTCATCATGACGGAATCCTGCGTTGAGAGTGATCCAGTCCAGGAAGAATGGAAGGTCTAATTGAAGATATTCAGCGATAATCCGGGATCTCCGGTTATCATCGAGATAAGTATAATTCGGCAGAATATCATAGTTCTGTTGCTGTTGTTTTAGGTTGTCCAGATATTCGCCGCCGATAACGAGTTTATGGTCATTGAAAATGGCCACCGAATATTTAAGTTCACCTCCGACTCTCTCTCCTCGCTCGAGATCTTTATTGTCAACGCCGCTGTAAAAGAAGTCTCCGGTATAGCTGTAATAGTCGTAATAGACGCGGGCCATCGCGTCTCCCCCGCTTCCAAGCCGTTTTTCGATCTTTAAATCGGAGAAGAAAAGACTGTCAACCGACTGATTGGCCTGATTAAAATCGGCTCCAAACGATCCGGTGGGAACCCCTTTGGTTCTTGAACTGAATGAATTTTCTAACGTAATTCCATGATAGGAGAACTTTGTGAATACGCTTTTGCTCTGATCAGAGTCCCGATTATCCGCAAGGCCATTGTTGGTCAGGGGGCTGTTGTATTCAGGATAATAAAGACTTTGCCCCCTGGAAGCATAGCCGGTTCCGGACGCGACCCCTTCAAAGCCATTGGAGTATTCGGTGCCATAGGAGAGGCGACCTTTATAGTTGTCATAACTACCCGCATCCGTTGAAATTTCGGTCCCTTTGAGGTCACGTCCATTTTTGGTGTGCACATCGATAACCGCGAAAAACGCGTTATTGCCATATAGAGAGGATCCGGGACCACGGATGATCTCGATGCTGTCGATCAGATCGATGTCAATTGAAAATTCGGTGCCTAGCGGAGCCTGATTCGTAATATTGTCGTTGATCCGATGACCATCGATTAAAAGAAGGATTTTATCGTTATAATCTCCCGGTCTGCCATAGCCCCGAACGCCCGAATAGCTATAATTCCGGTCGTAGGTAATATCAAACCCCCTGAGGCTCTGTAAAATGTCTGCCAGGGTCCGATATCCCAGCTTCTTGATTTCAGCGGAGGTTACGACCGTGACGGAAGACGGCGCTTCCGTGACAATCTGTTCAAATTTAGAAGCTCCTTCCACTGTGGGAACATCGACGGTAATCATTTCCTCAAGGTTAAGATCTTTTAATTCTCCTTCGTGAACCAGGGGACCGGCCGATACAGAACGACCGGTCAAAACCAATAACAGGATCAATTCTGTCAGGGAAGCGAGAATAATCGATAGTGACTTGCGACTCATGATCTTATCCTTAATATTCAAAGTCATTGGAGTGTGGGAAAAGTGTTTAACATCTCTTTTTCAATCTCTTGATTTAAGGCCATCAGCTGATCTGTTTTATTTACCGACATCGCAAATTTGCGAAAGAGGTTTCTGATCTTTTGTTCTCCGTTAAAGCTCTTTGATTGCAGATAGGGGCTTAATAACAGGTAGTCGAGATAGGCATATTTAAATTTTGTGATCGCTCTTTCTTTCGAGTGTGAAACTGAATCAATACCCGTTAGTAGCTGGTCTTTCATATCGAGATAGATCAACTGTTGAATTGCCAAAAGAGCCTTTTCTCCTTCTTTTTGATCAATGGCCGATTGAAGGGCTCTTTCGTTTTTTTTGGAATATTTGGATTCCAGGGATTGCTTCAAAGGTGTAAGGAGTTGAATCGACTTTTCAATTCCTTCAAAATCATTTTGTTTGGAATAATCGAGCAGTTTTTCAAAAGTGTCGTTGAGAGAGAGGTTGCCCAGGTCACGGTAGGATTGAGCCGAAGAGAGTTCAGAAAATCCCGAGATTAAGAACAAGAAAAATGCAAATAAAACTTTGAATCGGTATGACATCTTGAACCCACAATAAGAACGCTAAAATGCGAAAAGGGACAGAACACCCATTAAAAATGGGAAGTCATTTCGCCTCTTTGAATTCTAACAGAGGATCAAGGGATGTCAAATTCGCCTCACAATAAAGGGTGTTTCTTGACAACGCCGGGAAGGATGATAATCTTTAACCAGAATTGAGCAAGGGCAATCTATGATCCATCTGAAACAACTTTTCTGGTACGGAGTGCTGGCCGGAATCACAGTGGGCTATCTGATTCTTATTTTTGGGGTCAGATCAGCAAAACGACATAACGTGCCTTATCATTCAAGATCGATGATTTACTTCAGCTCCATTGTCGGGATATGGCTCGTCGCCTATGTCAGTAAACAGTTTATCTTCGGGAAAGAACAATTTGGAGGAACTTCCCTGCAATACTGGGCTATTTACATGCCTGTATTTTTGTTTCATATGTTTCTGGCGCTAACCACGATCGTCCTTGGAGGATATAATCTTTATACCGGATTGACCCGATTCCGGGAAGGGACCGGTGTGGGTGCCATGAAGGCAGGCGTTTCCAGGCATCGTCTCCTCGGCAACGCAATGGTCTGGAGTTTTACGGGTACCATGGGTACCGCCTATCTTGTTTACCTGTTGTTGTTCGTAATCTATCCTCGCAACTAGGTATGCTGTTCCTGGTAGGGGATCGAGGAAGAGTCGATGTCGCTGGCATGAGGGATCGTGATTAAAGAGTATGAAATTACGGACAAGGAATTCAAACTTCTAAGTTCATTAGTCTATCAGGAAAGCGGGATCCGCTTAAACGAAAGCAAAAAGTCCCTGATGGTTTCCCGTCTTTCAAGACGTCTCCGCGAGCTGGGTCTCAACTCCTTTAAAGAATATTACGAAAAGCATTTGAACAATGAGAATGATGGCGAGCTGATTCAGTTTCTCGACCTCATTTCGACCAATAAGACCAGTTTTTTTCGCGAACCGGTTCATTTCGACTTTCTCAAGAATGTCATTCTCCCTTTCTGCTCATCGGTTAAACAGATTCATATCTGGTCTTCAGCCTGTTCATCAGGAGAAGAACCTTTTTCGATTGCCATGACGCTTCTGGACACTGTGAACCAACCCGATCAATGGGATATTTCCGTCCTGGCATCGGATATTTCAACGAGGGTTCTTGCGCGGGCCCGAACGGGCATCTACGACATCAGTCAGATCAGTGAAATCGGAACGGAAAGGGCAAAGAGTCATTTTTTAAAGGGGTCGGGCCAGAGCGAGGGGAGAGTGAAAGTCAGACCCCATCTTCAGGAATTAGTCACGTTTAAGCGGATAAACCTCATCGACGATCATTTTCAGATTGAGAAAAAGCTGGACCTTATATTCTGCAGAAATGTGATGATCTATTTTGATCGGGTGACGCAGGAAGTCTTAATGAACAAATTTTACAATTATCTCAAACCCGGAGGCTATCTCTTTATCGGGCACTCTGAAACTCTGCAATGGCTAACTCATCGATATCACTACGTCGCTCCCACCATTTACAGAAAATAGTTACTTAAATAATAGCCTAATGGAATTTAACTTCTGACTGATCGCTCCGCCTTATAGTTTAGTCGCTTCTTCATTTTCAGCCCAAACCTGTTTCATTTTTGAAACAAAAATCCCTTCTTTTACAGAATAGCTTGTTGAAAGACGTTTTTGTCGATTTCACCCTTGACACGAATAGAGATCTTTTGTTAAATTTTTTCATTTCAGGCTTGATTTAACAGCCATTCGTTTTCGCACAGCGTTTGGTTCGATCTGCTATGGAATCGGACAAAAATATTCTGCCTTCCCTATCATTTCAGGAAGGGAAGAGCAGGGTCTCAATGAGAAAAAGCGAAGAATTAACGTTTCAAATGCAAGGAGAAGGATATGGCTAAGGTACTCGAAGGTCCTGGAATGGGTCTGCTCAAAAAATGGGGAATGGTCGTTCCCGATTTTGTTGTGGTCACGTCGATTGAACAATTTGAAATGATTGCGCAGGCCAATAAATGGCTTCAGGAAAAAAAACTGGTCGTCAAAGCCCATGAGGCGATTGGATCGCGATTCAAACTCGGTTTGGTCAAGATCGATCTTAACTTGGCCGGGGCGAAAAAAGCGGTTCAGGAGATGCTTGGAAAAGAAGTGGGAGGGGGTCTCGTTGTATCGCAGGTCATCATTTCGGAAATGGTTCCTCATAAAGAGGAATACTATATAGCCGTGAAATCAGTTCGCGAAGGATCCGAAATTTTACTGGCTGATTTTGGTGGGATTGAAGTCGAATCCAACTGGGACCGGATCCGAAAATTGGGAGTCCCGATCGGGGAAGCACCCGCTTTAAAAAACCTCGAAAAACTCGCGGGTGATGCCGGATTTAAAGGAGAGCTGGTTGGAAATATCGCCCAATTTGCCATGAAACTTTATCAGTGTTATGACGCGGAAGATGGCAACTATATGGAAATTAATCCTCTGGTCGTCCGGACCGGCACTCAGGAACTTGTGGCCCTTGATTCGGTCACATTGGTGGATGGCGATGCCCGATACCGGCATACGGACTGGAACTTTACATTTGCATCGGAGTTCGGAAGACCTTATTCTGACAGTGAAAGGCAGATTCTTGAAATTGATGCCCGGGTTAAGGGATCCGTCAAATTTATTGAAATTCCGGGTGGCAATATCGCGCTCTTGCCCGCCGGCGGAGGCGCTTCCGTATTCTATACGGATGCGGTCGTGGCACTGGGAGGAAAACCGGCGAACTATGCCGAATATTCTGGCGATCCTCCGGATTGGGCGGTGAGCGCTTTGACGGACAAGGTCTGCTCTCTTCCGAATATCGAACATATCATCGTCGGGGGCGCCATTGCGAACTTTACTAATGTGAAAAAAACCTTTGCTGGCATCATTCAGGGATTCCGGAAAGCAAAGAGCGAAGGGAAGCTGGAAGGGGTGAAAATCTGGGTTCGGCGCGGCGGTCCGTTTGAAAAAGAAGGATTGGATTCCATGCGTGCGCTGACTCATGAAGGGTTTGATATTCAAGTTTATGATCGGAATACCCCGTTAACAGATATCGTCGATTTTGCGTTAAAGGGAGGAAAATAAGATGGCAATTCTGGCAAACAAAAATACGCGCGTGATGATCCAGGGTGGGCCGGCGGGTGTCAATGCGGCGAAAAAGATGGCGGAATTCTGCCAGTTGAATAAGCTCCCTTTAAATGTGCAGGCGTTTGTATTTCCTCCCGACGCGGGCAAGACTTATGAAATTCCATACGGTAGCGAACTGATTTCCGTGCCGGTTTATAAGACGGTGGGCGAGGCAACCAGGAACCATACCGGTATTAATACAACCCTGATCTATGTCGGCCCGGACAGAGCCTTTAATGCCGCCACTGAAGCGTTGAAAGAGCCCAGCATTCAACTCGTTTCCATGATTACCGAAGGGGTTCCGGAAAAAGATTCGAAACTCTTGACGAAAGAGGCAAAGAAACTCGGGAAAGTATTCAACGGACCTTCTGCGATCGGAATCATTTCCGCAGGGGAATGCCGGCTAGGGGTGATCGGTGGAGCGTATGACAATTTGATATTAAGTAAACTTTATCAATCCGGGTCGTTTGGCGTTCTGACCAAGTCAGGAGGACTTTCAAACGAAATCATCTGGATCGTCAGCCAGTTTGCCGACGGAGTTTCAACCGCGGTTGGAATTGGAGGAGATGCATTTCCCGGTTCAGATTTTGTCACCTACCTTGAAATGTTTGAAAAAGATCCGAAAACCAAAGTGGTTGTGATTGTAGGAGAGATGGGGGGAGACCTCGAGGAGAAAGCGGCAGAATGGTTCGGCGCTAAAAAAAGAAGAATTCAACTTATGGCGGTCATCTCGGGATTCTGTCAGGAGACCCTGCCCAAAGGAATGAAATTCGGTCACGCCGGTGCGAAAGAGGGTCTCCATGGTGAAGGCTCGGCAAGGAGCAAGATGGAACTGCTCAGAAAATCGGGGGCCATTGTTCCTCAAACCTTTGGCGCGCTTGGACCGGCCATCAAGAAAATTTATGAAGAACTGATTGCCAAGGGGGAAATTCAACAAACGCCCGCGGTGGATGTCCAGACACTTCCCAAACTGCCCAAGACCGTCCAGCAAGCGATGAAAGAGGGAGATGTGATGGTGGAGCCCCTTTTTAAGTCGACGATCTCCGATGACCGGGGTGACGAACCGCTCTACGACGGATATGCCGCTTCGGAATTGATCAACAAAGGGTATCAGATTCCTCATGTGATTGGATTGCTCTGGAACAAACAGCTGATTTCAAAAAATGAAGCGGAAATTATCAAACGGATTATGATGCTCTCAGCCGATCATGGTCCTTGTGTCAGCGGTGCGCTGGGCACGATCGTCGCCGCGTGTGCCGGAATCCCGATGGCTCAGTCGGTTGCCGCAGGCATGCTGATGATCGGTCCCCGTTTTGGCGGCGCCGTGACCGATGCGGGTAAATGGTTCAAATATGGCGTTGACAAGAAACTGTCCGTTGAGGAATTTCTGAACTATATGAAGGCCAACGTCGGACCCGTTCCGGGTATCGGACATCGGGTCAAGAGTTTGAGAAATCCGGACAAACGGGTGAAGGAGCTGGTCGGATATGTCAAATCGCTCAAGATTTCGACTCCATGCCTCGATTTTGCCCTGGAAATTGAAAAAGTGACGACGGTCAAGAAAGACACGCTCATTCTGAACGTGGATGGTGCCATGGCGGCCATTCTGGTTGACTTGGGATTCCCGAATGAAAGTCTGAATGGATTTTTTATATTATCCAGGACGATCGGTATGATCGGACATTGGGTCGACCAAAAACGGCAGGGGAGCCGTCTCATCCGCCTCTTTGATTATCTGGTGAACTATGCTTCTCCTAAAAGGAGAGAAGTACCGCCATTATAATTTTCGTAAAAAAAAAGTGATTGATAGTTGGAAAGATTGCCAGGCTGATCCTTGAACAGCGACTCTTCGAAGTTTGATTACCTTACTAAAATGACGTTAAAATAGGGGGTAAACTTCGGAGCCGGAGCAGAGAGAGGATGACCTGGCGATCGTCTAATCCCTAATGTGAGAACGAGTCAATTTGTCTGAGATGGAGTGGAAGACCAGCATTGCCGGCCAGATCGGCGCGGAGACCGTTATACGCGGATATCCGCTTACGGAACTGATTGGCAAGCTTTCCTTTGCGGAAGCGATATTTCTCGTTTTGAAAGGGGATCTGCCGACCGATCGGGAAAAGAGGCTTCTTGAAGCCACGCTTGTGGCGATCATCGAGCATGGTATTGCCCCTCCTTCCATTGTCGCCGCAAGAATGGTTTTGTCCGGAGGTAATTCCGTTAACTCCGCGGTGGCCGCAGGCGCTCTGACACTCGGTGATTTTCATGGTGGAGCGATTGAAGCGCTTGCGCGGATTCTCCAAGAGTCTATGACGCCGGACGCGGACAATGTTCGCGTTCTGGCCAAGAAAATTATTCTCGAGTACAGACAAAACAAACAACGTGTGCCGGGTTTCGGGCATAAACTCTATAAGAGAGACCCCAGAGCTCTTAAACTGATTCAAATCGCGCGCGATCTTGGTTTTAATGGAAAATATATCGATCTGGCGCTAGCCATTCAGGATGAACTGGAAGCCGGTTCCGATGGCAAACCACTCCCCCTGAATGTGGATGGGGTGACCGCCGCGATTCTTTCCGAAATGGGTATCCATTGGAGGAATGGTTCGGGACTTTTTATCATCGGACGGATACCGGGGGTTGTGGCCCATGTGGTTGAAGAAAAGATGCGGGAGCGCCCTTTTCGAAGGCTTACTGAGGGCACGCATCGCTATGATGGAAATCCGATCCGCCATTTAAAAGAAAAATAAGAAGATGAAAAAGGCTATTGATAAAAGCGTGGAGATGGTACAGGTCGAAATCAGCGGGAGAAAGCATCAGGTTCCTGCGGGATTAACGGCCATCAAAGCAATCTGGTACACGGGTCAGGCCTTGACGCGCGGAATCGGATGTTTGGGAGGGGTCTGCGGCGCCTGCTCGGTGATTTACCGGATTCGCGGAAATCACGAACTGAACTACGGACTTGCCTGTCAGCTTTTGGTTGAGGAAGGTATGTCTTTTTCTTTTGCACCCCACATTCCGTCCAGTAAAGCCACCTATCATCTGGAAGAGATTAAAGATCCCAAACAGGAACTGGTCAAATATTATCCGGAGGCGGCGCTCTGTCGAAATTGCAATACCTGCACGGAAGCCTGCCCTCAGGGTATCGACGTCAGGGGAAATGTCTGGCGAGCGGTTTTCGGTGAATTTAAACAGGTTCGTGATGAAACCCTCAATTGTGTGATGTGCAATCTCTGCATTCCGGTCTGCATTGCCGATATTTCCCCGAACCTCGTTTTTCTTTATGCGCGCCGAACCCACAACTATTTCTACGAAAAGAAAGTACCTAATCTGACCCACCGTCTGGCTGAAATCGAACAGGGAAAATTCAAGTCCGATTGGGCCGACATCCATCGCTGGATATCCAACGAGCAGAAACCTCAAGAGAGTGCCACTTCAGCCGGATTATCCGGCGGACAGAAGTAATTTCGATGAGTCCTCGCTCCTTCGAGATCATTGTCTCTGGAAAACCTTATTCTGTTCCCGAAGGAATGAATGCCATTCAGGCCATCTGGTATTGCGGAATCGATCTGACACATGGCATCGGATGTCTGGGCGGTGTCTGCGGAGCTTGCACGATGACTTACAAAGTGGGTGATTCGCCGGTCAAAACGGCGCTCGCCTGTCAAACGATGATTCTCGATGGCATGAACTTCAGTTTATATCAGCCAGAGGCAAAACGATTTGTTCCCTATAAGAACCGGCTTGATCGAGTCGGGGCCTTGGAGCCATCCAGTCTGAAAACTCATTTTAGCGAGACGTTGCCCGGCACGAGAAGATGCGTCTCCTGCGGCGCTTGTTCCGTGGTCTGTCCTCAGGAGATTGATGCCATGAAGGGCGTTAAGGAAGCGATTAATTGCAATTTCAAAGTCGTATCCGATCTTTTCCTCAATTGCGTGATGTGCGGTCTTTGCGCTTCGGTCTGCGAAGTTCAGGTATTACCTCACCTCGTAGGCCTTTATAGCCGCCGGGCCACGGCGATCCACCT is a window of Nitrospirota bacterium DNA encoding:
- a CDS encoding GAF domain-containing protein, yielding MDLFENKRNTVITLRWLLIIALSYLLIFQKKAGSAGNSSQLVFDLLVLFYIASNVILIFLPRKVFELRKFDLVLIIVDTAMVSSGIFLLQNVSSYLMFFYFLIILMTTFGQGLKGIVANGFLLIGMYVLFQVKETGLSHFLSDPGDLLPIPFLLVAVIFYGLLVDQENRRYKKTVEAIREISEVISTTLNLREVYQTILDALVKLLGAEKCSIMLLDKSGEMLTIQDARGLSQEVILTTRTAVGEGIAGWVALQGQPLLLTTPTLTAPDGKILGTIPNANSAITVPLKIRNRIIGVLNISNCSGNRNYTRQDLNILTVFASEAATAIENARLFEQIQVKSLELKAANLDTIMAFAGSLESKDVYTGGHAQRLSIYAGMIAKNLQLEEEQVEQLKYAAALHDVGKIGVPDHILLSTKKLEPEEWRIMKTHSEKGEGLIHQIQSLRHLAHYVRHHHERWDGEGYPDKVKGREIHLYSRIIAVCDTYDAITTNRLYQKAKEPEMVIKILKECRGTQLDPELIDLFMGMVIKNDELLTLTVPRPEEVANGSGQYQLVPVTLPLSSRK
- a CDS encoding TonB-dependent receptor, yielding MSRKSLSIILASLTELILLLVLTGRSVSAGPLVHEGELKDLNLEEMITVDVPTVEGASKFEQIVTEAPSSVTVVTSAEIKKLGYRTLADILQSLRGFDITYDRNYSYSGVRGYGRPGDYNDKILLLIDGHRINDNITNQAPLGTEFSIDIDLIDSIEIIRGPGSSLYGNNAFFAVIDVHTKNGRDLKGTEISTDAGSYDNYKGRLSYGTEYSNGFEGVASGTGYASRGQSLYYPEYNSPLTNNGLADNRDSDQSKSVFTKFSYHGITLENSFSSRTKGVPTGSFGADFNQANQSVDSLFFSDLKIEKRLGSGGDAMARVYYDYYSYTGDFFYSGVDNKDLERGERVGGELKYSVAIFNDHKLVIGGEYLDNLKQQQQNYDILPNYTYLDDNRRSRIIAEYLQLDLPFFLDWITLNAGFRHDEYDTFGHTYNPRLGLILNPFQKSYFKLLYGSAFRAPNVYELYYASPGLQLEGNPNLKPEKIQTFEGIYDQYFLDGYRATVSLYKNIVTDLIEQRIDQSNNFIIYRNVDENVDGKVETKGIELELARKGSNGIEGRISYSFQNVKNTLTDAEIPNSPNQLAKANLILPLYMKKIFFGIEELYTSEKLTLAGQTAQNLGLPGIYTDQYYLTNLTLSTHDLITKGLDLSASIYNLFDKPYDDPGRPEHLQDMIQQNGINYRIKVTYQF
- a CDS encoding DUF420 domain-containing protein — its product is MIHLKQLFWYGVLAGITVGYLILIFGVRSAKRHNVPYHSRSMIYFSSIVGIWLVAYVSKQFIFGKEQFGGTSLQYWAIYMPVFLFHMFLALTTIVLGGYNLYTGLTRFREGTGVGAMKAGVSRHRLLGNAMVWSFTGTMGTAYLVYLLLFVIYPRN
- a CDS encoding protein-glutamate O-methyltransferase, translating into MIKEYEITDKEFKLLSSLVYQESGIRLNESKKSLMVSRLSRRLRELGLNSFKEYYEKHLNNENDGELIQFLDLISTNKTSFFREPVHFDFLKNVILPFCSSVKQIHIWSSACSSGEEPFSIAMTLLDTVNQPDQWDISVLASDISTRVLARARTGIYDISQISEIGTERAKSHFLKGSGQSEGRVKVRPHLQELVTFKRINLIDDHFQIEKKLDLIFCRNVMIYFDRVTQEVLMNKFYNYLKPGGYLFIGHSETLQWLTHRYHYVAPTIYRK
- a CDS encoding ATP citrate lyase codes for the protein MAKVLEGPGMGLLKKWGMVVPDFVVVTSIEQFEMIAQANKWLQEKKLVVKAHEAIGSRFKLGLVKIDLNLAGAKKAVQEMLGKEVGGGLVVSQVIISEMVPHKEEYYIAVKSVREGSEILLADFGGIEVESNWDRIRKLGVPIGEAPALKNLEKLAGDAGFKGELVGNIAQFAMKLYQCYDAEDGNYMEINPLVVRTGTQELVALDSVTLVDGDARYRHTDWNFTFASEFGRPYSDSERQILEIDARVKGSVKFIEIPGGNIALLPAGGGASVFYTDAVVALGGKPANYAEYSGDPPDWAVSALTDKVCSLPNIEHIIVGGAIANFTNVKKTFAGIIQGFRKAKSEGKLEGVKIWVRRGGPFEKEGLDSMRALTHEGFDIQVYDRNTPLTDIVDFALKGGK
- a CDS encoding ATP citrate lyase, yielding MAILANKNTRVMIQGGPAGVNAAKKMAEFCQLNKLPLNVQAFVFPPDAGKTYEIPYGSELISVPVYKTVGEATRNHTGINTTLIYVGPDRAFNAATEALKEPSIQLVSMITEGVPEKDSKLLTKEAKKLGKVFNGPSAIGIISAGECRLGVIGGAYDNLILSKLYQSGSFGVLTKSGGLSNEIIWIVSQFADGVSTAVGIGGDAFPGSDFVTYLEMFEKDPKTKVVVIVGEMGGDLEEKAAEWFGAKKRRIQLMAVISGFCQETLPKGMKFGHAGAKEGLHGEGSARSKMELLRKSGAIVPQTFGALGPAIKKIYEELIAKGEIQQTPAVDVQTLPKLPKTVQQAMKEGDVMVEPLFKSTISDDRGDEPLYDGYAASELINKGYQIPHVIGLLWNKQLISKNEAEIIKRIMMLSADHGPCVSGALGTIVAACAGIPMAQSVAAGMLMIGPRFGGAVTDAGKWFKYGVDKKLSVEEFLNYMKANVGPVPGIGHRVKSLRNPDKRVKELVGYVKSLKISTPCLDFALEIEKVTTVKKDTLILNVDGAMAAILVDLGFPNESLNGFFILSRTIGMIGHWVDQKRQGSRLIRLFDYLVNYASPKRREVPPL
- a CDS encoding citryl-CoA lyase, giving the protein MEWKTSIAGQIGAETVIRGYPLTELIGKLSFAEAIFLVLKGDLPTDREKRLLEATLVAIIEHGIAPPSIVAARMVLSGGNSVNSAVAAGALTLGDFHGGAIEALARILQESMTPDADNVRVLAKKIILEYRQNKQRVPGFGHKLYKRDPRALKLIQIARDLGFNGKYIDLALAIQDELEAGSDGKPLPLNVDGVTAAILSEMGIHWRNGSGLFIIGRIPGVVAHVVEEKMRERPFRRLTEGTHRYDGNPIRHLKEK
- a CDS encoding 4Fe-4S ferredoxin — encoded protein: MKKAIDKSVEMVQVEISGRKHQVPAGLTAIKAIWYTGQALTRGIGCLGGVCGACSVIYRIRGNHELNYGLACQLLVEEGMSFSFAPHIPSSKATYHLEEIKDPKQELVKYYPEAALCRNCNTCTEACPQGIDVRGNVWRAVFGEFKQVRDETLNCVMCNLCIPVCIADISPNLVFLYARRTHNYFYEKKVPNLTHRLAEIEQGKFKSDWADIHRWISNEQKPQESATSAGLSGGQK